From a single bacterium genomic region:
- the thrS gene encoding threonine--tRNA ligase encodes MSNLTIRIDGTSKEVPDGTPVRELLQDQPSEVRKKAIAASFNGIAVDLSHQLRESGDLKFILPGTDQALEIFRHSTSHLMAHAVSELFPETQVAIGPVIEDGFYYDFKRDVPFTPEDLERIEAKMKEITGANYTIERIEMPKEEAIRFFQEKGEPMKAELIEEKGGEIVSCYRQNGFIDLCLGPHVPSTGRLGSFKLLHTAGAYWKGDEKNPMLQRIYGTAWFSDQELKDYLQRLEEAKKRDHRRLGKDLELFTINDEVGPGLIIWLPKGARIRRALEEYLYDELYNRGYELTYTPHVARLSYWGTSGHLDYFRENMFAPMELEDDDYQLKPMNCPIHIAVYRAALRSYRDLPLRLAEFGTVYRFERSGVLHGLMRVRGFTVDDAHLFCTFDQLSAEIDQLLDFTYDLWHTLGFTQIQAYLATMPEKAVGDTKIWDKAIQALQESLERRDVSYEIDAGGGAFYGPKVDFKVRDAIGRWWQCSTTQVDFNLPERFQLEYIGPDGQPHRPIMLHRAITGSIERFFGVLVEHFAGAFPLWLAPVQVAILPIAERHHDYAAQVTAELFRNKIRVFLDTRKEKTGAKIRDAQLQKVPYMFILGDKEVENKNVSVRHRTRGDQGARPLQDFLTELQHMIATRAVDTN; translated from the coding sequence ATGTCTAATTTAACCATTCGTATTGATGGAACTTCCAAAGAGGTCCCCGACGGAACTCCGGTTCGAGAGCTTCTTCAGGACCAGCCGTCGGAAGTGCGTAAGAAAGCGATTGCCGCTTCCTTCAACGGAATTGCTGTAGATCTGTCCCATCAACTCAGGGAATCAGGAGACTTGAAATTCATTCTTCCCGGAACTGATCAAGCCCTGGAAATTTTTCGGCACAGCACCTCGCACTTAATGGCGCACGCCGTGAGTGAGCTCTTTCCGGAGACACAGGTGGCGATTGGTCCAGTGATCGAAGACGGTTTCTATTACGACTTCAAGCGCGATGTCCCTTTCACACCCGAAGATCTTGAAAGGATCGAAGCAAAAATGAAGGAGATCACCGGCGCCAATTACACCATTGAACGAATCGAGATGCCGAAAGAAGAAGCGATCCGTTTCTTCCAGGAGAAAGGGGAGCCCATGAAAGCGGAGCTCATCGAAGAAAAAGGTGGAGAGATAGTGAGTTGTTACCGTCAAAATGGTTTCATCGATCTCTGTCTTGGACCACACGTTCCCAGCACCGGACGATTGGGATCTTTCAAGCTGCTTCACACTGCCGGAGCTTACTGGAAAGGTGACGAAAAGAATCCGATGCTTCAGCGCATCTATGGCACCGCCTGGTTTTCAGACCAGGAGCTGAAAGATTATCTTCAGCGGCTGGAAGAAGCGAAGAAGCGTGATCATCGAAGACTTGGAAAAGATCTGGAATTATTCACAATCAATGACGAAGTGGGTCCTGGCTTGATCATATGGCTTCCCAAAGGAGCCCGCATTCGCAGGGCGCTGGAAGAATACCTTTATGATGAACTCTACAATCGTGGATACGAGCTTACTTACACCCCGCATGTGGCGCGGCTGAGCTACTGGGGAACAAGTGGGCATCTCGATTACTTCCGTGAGAACATGTTCGCTCCCATGGAACTGGAAGATGATGATTACCAGCTGAAACCCATGAATTGTCCGATCCATATTGCAGTTTATCGCGCAGCTTTGCGGAGTTATCGTGATTTGCCATTACGACTGGCTGAATTCGGCACAGTCTACCGGTTTGAACGATCCGGAGTTCTTCACGGATTGATGCGTGTTCGAGGGTTCACTGTAGATGATGCGCATCTGTTTTGCACCTTCGATCAGCTTTCCGCTGAAATCGATCAGTTGCTCGATTTCACTTATGATTTATGGCACACACTGGGATTCACCCAAATTCAGGCTTATCTTGCGACCATGCCGGAAAAAGCTGTCGGCGACACCAAGATCTGGGACAAAGCAATTCAGGCGCTTCAGGAATCGCTGGAAAGAAGGGATGTTTCCTACGAAATTGATGCGGGAGGCGGCGCGTTCTATGGCCCGAAGGTCGATTTCAAAGTTCGCGATGCGATTGGCCGCTGGTGGCAGTGCAGCACAACTCAGGTAGATTTTAATTTGCCCGAGCGCTTTCAACTGGAATACATCGGCCCGGACGGCCAACCGCACCGTCCGATCATGCTGCATCGAGCGATCACCGGATCGATTGAACGCTTCTTCGGAGTGCTGGTGGAGCATTTTGCAGGCGCATTTCCGCTCTGGCTTGCTCCTGTTCAAGTTGCTATACTTCCGATTGCAGAACGGCATCATGACTATGCTGCTCAGGTTACTGCGGAATTATTCAGGAATAAGATTCGCGTCTTTCTGGATACACGAAAAGAAAAAACTGGTGCAAAAATTCGCGATGCCCAATTGCAAAAAGTCCCCTACATGTTTATCCTAGGGGATAAAGAAGTTGAAAATAAGAACGTATCCGTACGCCACCGGACCAGAGGGGACCAAGGCGCGCGTCCGCTGCAGGACTTCCTCACCGAATTGCAACACATGATTGCAACCCGTGCGGTCGATACAAACTAA